The Ostrea edulis chromosome 1, xbOstEdul1.1, whole genome shotgun sequence genomic sequence gtcagcatttcgcaaattctatggtcgttaaaataATCtcatttgccaatacaacctgcgattgggtcaaatgctgtctgacgtgtttcataccaattgttaggcacactgattctgactacggattactccgtttacctgatcaagatatagggctcacggcaggtgtgaccggacaggggatgcttaactcctaggcacctgttcccacctctggtgtatccaggagtccgtgtttgcccaactctctacatttgtattatgtattccttacaggagttacgagattgatcactgttcgatatcttcatcttttcatttacattctactttcatattttaaaaaaaaaaaattcacagtCGTTAGAATAGATTTACTATAATCATCAAGTACTTTTTGTATTAATACGTGCATTGTTTACCACTACAGAACGTTTATGTGGAAATGCCTACATTTATCACTACAATTTGTAACgatatcaaaggtaaaaaaaaaaacaacccatgaGATTATTACATTTGGATATGATTACATTGGGAGGTTATTACATTAGGACATTGTTACAGTAGAAGATGACTCCATCAGTAGATGACTATGTTACAATAACAGATTATCACACTAGGATCAGGAGATGATTACATGACGATTGACTATATTAGATAACTACATTAAGAGGTGATTACACCAAGGGATGATTACATTAAAAGATTATTACATCAAAAGATGACTATACTAGTATATAGAGATGATTACATTAGGGGATGACTACATTATGATATGATTACATTAGAAGATTATTACATTGGGAGATTATTACACTAGAAGATGATTACAACATGAGATGACTACATTTGGAGATGATTACATTAGAAGATTATTACATTGGGAGATTATTACACTAGAAGATGATTACATGATATGACTACATTAGGAGATGATTACATTAGACGATGACTACACTAGGAGATGATTACATTAGACGATGACTACACTAGGAGATGCGAGAGAGATCACTGATCGATTACTTTCTAACTTCTTGTGGATAATCTACCACATGGTCAAACAAATGGTCGACATTAGCCTTGACTGTCTCGTGTTTCTGGTAGGAGGCAGTCCCAAAAAGTTTAACATCCTCCATCATGTGGCAGAGCTGGGTAACGGCGATTCCCTACAATACCGAGAATAACTCGTACACTGTCGTGCTGATCTACTTGACCAAGCTTTCTTAGCCATTTCGCCATACATCTGAATGCTCAAGTACAACAATTTTCCATGAttccatttatttttatttaccgAGGAAAATTGAATGCTCCTACATGTAAGTTTCCAATGCAACAATCAGCAACAAATAGTTTAGAtgcgattaattttttttaaaaagactcCGGTTTCTATAACTATACATATAATCTTTAAACCCACTTGACTGTACACAGGATTGAATTCATATATCTAGTAGTTTACTAATCATTATAATCTGTTCTTGATCATTGACCATACATACCACGCCCCCTCCAACAGAGTGGGTGAAAACGGATTGTCCTTGTCGAAGATTGGCAATGTCAAACAGGAGTATGTAAGCGGTTAGATAGCTCATAGGGAGTGCGGCCCCGTCCTGGAAACTCATGTTCTCCGGCATTTTATACACAAACTGGGCGGGGATGGCCACTACCTCCGACCACGCCTTGTAATCACAAAACCCGATCACACGGTCGCCGATctgtaatcaatcaatctctgaTTTTGAATCGAGAAAATTTGGAGTTATCTCACTGTTTCTCTCTTTTTTAGGGTACTACGATCGATGCCCTTGGAAGCCCCTTAATTGGTCAACACAAAAGCAAGCGAAAAAAAGATGTGTTGAACTTATGGAGAACCAGGTTACAATATGTACTAGAGAATTTAGTTGTACCAAAAGAGATTCCAATCCTAAAAGCCGTCgttgaattatttcattttcagattttttcatAGCGgagatgtttttgttttaagaaGTCAACAATTTGTGAGTGAAAACTACATGTGTGATTAAgctttaaaatgaaatcattgtGTGGGTGATGTATAGACTTCATGCAATTAAACTTTACGTAATCAATGAATGAACGATCTATAAAGTAATTAACCTGACTTAATCTATGAATCATCTAGAAATTGATTGACCCATACATAATCAATGTAGGGTGGGTTTATAAGCTAATTAAACTTTCGAGAGGAAAGTGGTAACATTATTCTCATGAGAACACTTTCAAAACCTGTGTATGGCGAAAATGTATGCATtatgataaataataaaaatatatatatccgTTCGATAACGGGTTCAAAGTCTATGACCTGTTAACTCGTTAGCACCATTAATAATACGGAACGCCTAATTAACatatattcaaataattgaagatacctTTAATTAGTTATATCATTCATTTCATGCGCGCAAAAATTCAACTGAAGagctcttcaaataattaatgatatcttcaattcagaATTATTGCGTACATTAATagaattgttgatagcattgATTATTCTGTTGAATTGATGAGcactataattgaattgttgctctcttcaaataaattgataagAGCGCGCTACAAGTCAAtggaagagagcaataattcaaataAATGCGCGTGTCAATTCAAGCTCTCTTCAATCGAACaatgatattattaattcaattgatgcgcccaatttaattcttttagagagaacAGCTATCTAATTagatatatcttcaattcaacatttccacagttgaattaatgatcgctttaattgaattgttgttctctttaaaaaacaattgatgcgcacattattCCAATCGTTGTATCTTCACTCAAATTGAAGAAATCATCAACTCATTTATACCGACCTCCAAATTAAATGAATCCCATCACATTGATGTGCTGGGAGGaatattgatttgatgcgcgcatcaattcaaattgaaatattgttctcatcaattcaattgatgagcgCATTAATTCTATCATCtgtgcgcaacaattgaattgatgcgcacatcaattcaataattgaattaatatcttcaaataatgttttaattttggTTACAGAAACTCAAATagtatttaaaacacattttgttttattctaaTCTATACTTGTACGATTTTCTGTTAAATCAATTTAGAAAAACTACATTCACACTGTGCAAAGATCAGTGCTCAAGCTTGGAAACTGCACATCTTTATCAATTCATTATCCATTCTGAAGAAAACTGCATGCAAGACAGCATTATCCGTATTCAGATGCACCCTAAAATCTAATCAATTCTTACCCGGCCAATTATCAACTTACCCTCCATTTTTTGCAGACACCTATTAACGATACGAATGGTTATACTAACGTTAAATCCCGAGGTGTTTTCTCCCAGAGCCTCCACTTCACCTGCGCATTCGAATCCCATCACTAGGGGTGTTTTTGGCGCATGCTCGAGAACTCCTTGTCTCACCATTATATCTTGGAAGCTTACTCCACTATAAATCAAGTGAAGATATTTCTTACAGGGACATTACCATGTAAATCAAGTGAAGATATTTCTTCTGGAACATTATCATGTAAATCAATGAAGATATTTCTTACAGGAACATTATCATGTAAATCAAGGGAAGATATTTCTTACAGGGACATCATGTAAATCAAGTGAAGATATTTCTTACAGGGACATCATGTAAATCAAGTGAAGATATTTCTTACAGGGACATTATCATGTAAATCAAGTGAAGATATTTCTTACAGGGACATCATGTAAATCAAGTGAAGATATTTCTTACAGGGACATTATCATGTAAATCAAGTGAAGATATTTCTTACAGGGACATTATCATGATAAACGGGAAACAAACATATCGATTGCTTTCATTTCGTATTTGCTATCATCACCCCCTCTCGAAAATGGGCGGTTGAAATTaagttttaacaatttatattgTAAATTCATGTTACTAACGTTTGTTGTAGGAGTCTTGTAAAGtaggaaataaaaaatttacTTGTTAACACcggtaactctctctctctctctctctctctgagagaCATTGTTTGCAGCGGTACTATTATCGTCGGTGACGGTAAAAAAATGTACCAAAGTTTTCCTCATTCGATATATGgaataatttttgataaaagcacaaaattaatttttacaaaGAAAAAGTATTGTCAGTTTCGCCAAAATTACAGGCTACAGCTCAATACaattaaaacaagaaatgtaaCGCAGCACAACCTTACCAAATAGACAAAAACAATAGTTTATCTTTACgcagtatatactgtacatatactAGACACAGAACGGTCGCTTTCTAGGGGAATTAGGATGTATCgctgttgccccccccccccccccccccccccgagaatACTATACGTGCGTGAAAAGTTTCTAGAAGACTAGGAACGAATGTGATAATTATGTCACTGTCTAATTAAGATTGATTGCGAGCTCCCTTCCTTAAAAtagtaattaagaaataaatttcgtttttgaaaagccatgagggtatgaactctGACACTTcgcgccagcatacttcatgaagcgctagTTACGCGCTTCAGAAATTCCCGTGTTTCAATCTATAATTTCattctttcatttctgttggaatttccagcCATTAAAATTGACgttctatatttatcaagatgaatacgcacattgtttacaattgtaCCGGGTTCATGAGGAAattgctatcattacaatttgtaaagatatcaaaggcaaaaaccaaaatatttcatactttaaaaatgtttgtacaTCGTGACTAAAATAGACTATGTGTGGTGTGAATCATGAACAGAAATCTTTTGTTAAACTTAATTATTTGAAGTACCTGGCAGGGTAAGATTACACGTGGAGGGACAGGATAATATTACATGTGGAGGGATAGGTAAGATTAAATCTGGAGGGACAGGCATGATTAAATGTGGAGGGACAGGTAAGATTAAATGTATGAAGGGGCAGGTAAGATTAAATGTGGAGGGACAGGTAAAATTGCACGTGGAGGGACAGGTAAGATTACATCTGGAGGGGCAGGTAAGATTAAATGTGGGGGGACAGGTAAGATTAAATGTGGAGGGACAGGTAAGATTAAATCTGGAGGGACAGGTAAAATTGCATGTGGAGGGACAGGTAAGATTACATCTGGAGGGCAGGTAAGATTAAATGTGGGGGACAGGTAAGATTAAATGTGGGGGACAGGTAAGATTAAATGTGGGGGACAGGTAAGATTAAATCTGGAGGGACAGGTAAGATTAAATCACATGTGGAGCGGTAAGGTAAAATCACACGTGGAAGGCAGAATGGAATGGAAGTCTAAAAATCTTCATGACTATAAATTACAAATGCTACAATGTCATACTTTTTCTACTGTACACCTATATCAGATTATGTAAACGATACCGTAGTTTCCtgaatcaaagttttgaaaatgacatataaaaactttaaactcCCTGCATAGCAAGTGCATGTTTGCATACATtaacatttaaattctttacTCATGTGCAATACATGAAATTCACTTCTCCGTTGAGTATGCATTAGAGATCATTAAACCACACTGATTTCCTGCTCCAATTTACTGCGCACCAATTGCAAAACGACGCAGGAAACATACGAAATCAAGATTTGTGCCCAGGCTCCTCAAAGATTATTAAGCAATCAAACAATGCAAGCAATTTGTCATCTCGTTTTGAAACAACCATTGCGCAAAACTTGCGAGTTGTTGGAAGCATTTTCTGATCACGGCAGAGAAAATTTTCCCATCTGATCTGGTAACATTCTATTGATTTtcaatgtaattttattttatttatcagtgGATCCAATCTAAGGCAAAACTAAAGTTCAGACAAATTTAAAGCTACAGTGCAGAGATGAATGAGCAGTAGAAAGTATTTCGGTACTGAAAACCATAAATATTCCGAAATAAATCTGCGGTAAATCTTTTTAAACGCTGTCGGATCACAGAATCATCTGAACAGTTTATTACAgacaaatcaatcaaaattgaCTAGTTGTAAAGGACATAGTTCTGATGTTTTAATTATCGAACATCGCAATTCTGTTGTTTTTCCTGCGTCAtcgatttcatttttcaaacaaatttccAATATCTTAGGAACtgattcattttcaaaaatttcctTTGACCCACACATAGGTTTCATTGTCACGAGTTCAAATACAATTGTGTAGCACAATATTTTCCTCATGAAATGGTCATAATATTAGACAATATGTTACTTGAAATAAATCTTCAAGACAGATCGATGATTCTTTAGAACATCACTTACCAAGCCTTAACACGTATCAGAACCTCTCCTTCCTGGGCCGGAGTCTGTGGCCTTTTCTGACAACGGGCCATTTTGGGCCCTCCAAAGCCCGTCAGCACGATGCACCTAACTTCCTTAGGGGCCGGGGCCGGGGCTGGAGTCTCCGGGGCCTCTTTTTTCTCCTCTGTTGACATTTTCCTGTGGATGCGTGAGAGAAGTGTGAACGTCAAAAGAAGATTGAATCCTTTTTCTCTATAACTGGATCGATAGTGGAGCAGCACTAAGTCGAAGGTGACTGGGCTTCAGAAGAGACACTGGTCACCACTGCGGAGTTAGAacatcgattttttttttactgggGATTAATCAGATAACGGAGAAATAGAAGAGACAAAAATATCCTTATTATTCCGTTCACACCATGTATTGTTAGATTTTTAGCACAGATTTCGATTTCCTTCTATTAGCACGGGCGGATCCATATATTGAAATAGTACGTACCGTTGTTGTGCGACACTTCCATTCCCGATAACAAATgcgtagaaaaaaaaaaaccctgatgtTTATATCAAAGCAAACTTTCAAGAAATGTGACCTTCAGCAAAACTGTTGACAAGCTAGTCAGGAGACAAATTCATGAATTTTGTTAACGTTAATACCGCACGAGCGCacttgttgtatatatatacatgtatgaaatgcAGCAGGAATCCCTAAATGGCGCTATTGTCTGCTAATGCAATCATAAATATGTAAACTCTAAAGCTGTAAATACACACCATGGATTTGATAAAAGAAACCGCAAGCAACCTTGAAAATGATTACAGGTCTTGCTACAGTCATCCCCTTCAGATAAGGTTTCCAATCGGCCTTGAATCTCTTAATGATCAAGTACAGACGCCCTGATAGAAATCTACATTCGTCAACCACAGCTAGTCTGTCACGTTCATCAATCAATACTAAAAGAATGCAAATACAGTTTTCttaaaatatggaaaattgCTTTGGTTGCCTTTGGATATCTCAACGTCAAAATTGCACCAACCACCTAGCTGGAGTTGAAACAGGGCAAATCGAAATCCCTGTGTCATGGTATTCCAGGTTGTAAATGACGGgtatttttttctataataaACACATGTACAAGACCAGAGTCCGAGTTTAATCTTAACCACGCATGCTAGGGTCCAGATGAGTGCCGACATCGAACGTTT encodes the following:
- the LOC125663805 gene encoding synaptic vesicle membrane protein VAT-1 homolog-like; its protein translation is MSTEEKKEAPETPAPAPAPKEVRCIVLTGFGGPKMARCQKRPQTPAQEGEVLIRVKACGVSFQDIMVRQGVLEHAPKTPLVMGFECAGEVEALGENTSGFNIGDRVIGFCDYKAWSEVVAIPAQFVYKMPENMSFQDGAALPMSYLTAYILLFDIANLRQGQSVFTHSVGGGVGIAVTQLCHMMEDVKLFGTASYQKHETVKANVDHLFDHVVDYPQEVRKLSPEGVDIFLDCLCGEDANKGISLLKPMGKYILYGSSNIVTGETKSFFSFAKSWWQVDKISPIKLYDENKTIAGFQLRTLLHKQGQHQYIREIMNKLIKLYSDGKIRPVIDSAWAFEDVGEAMQKMQDRKNIGKIILDPTIEPKPKPVSPARTHTTSQCSEDKETAEDQQ